TGATCTCATGGTTTTCGTTCTTTGAGTATTTTCTCCTATGTGTAtgtttcaaaatgaaattattcTTAGTCGGGGAATTTAGTGAAATAGAAAGTGAACCAACAGCAAGTTTTGTCCCTACTATTCTTAAtcctttttcaaaacaaaacaaaaaggccGTTCCCAATACACAAAACTCCAACTTTTTAGAGATTCGGGAGAGATGATTGTTAGCCAGCCTTTTGAatgtttatcattttttttcacgTATGCTTCTGTTTTTAATTATCATATGTATATTTGTCAAACTTAATAAAGAGCAATGCTTGAAAAATTGGTGAGGTCAAATTTAGAACATTAAAACCTGGATTCAAAACTCATCATCAACTAGCCTTGAGGATGAAAATTCACTGAACACCTTGACAAACAATTCTTCATTGTTATTCTGCATACAAATATCTAGTGGTTCAGTATTTCGATAGCTCTAATTTTTCATGGTGATCAATAATGAATAAtaatctctctctatttttttttttataggtaataaaacttttattgcTATCAAAAGTGCAATGTGTTTACAATTGTAAACTCAcggcaaaaaaagaaaagaaaaaagaaaacaatcaaaTCAAATGGAAAATCAAACAAGGAAATACATAGTGTGAGACCCCAAATACGAGACCACTCAAATAAAGTCCTAACTAGCGAAGACTTCAATAAATCAATAGGTCTTTCAATGTCCTCAAAAGTTCATGCATTGTGTTCCTTCCATGCTAACCATATAAGACACACCGGTACCATATTCcaaacatttgaaaaataattccCCCCAACAAATTCCTCCAAGCGAAAAGAAGAGGGACAACTATACTTGGCATCATCCACTGAACACCAAACATAAGAAAAACCACTCCACAAAGCATGAGCAAACTTGTAGTAAAGTAAAAGGTGATCCATAGTTTTCTCATCACACCGACAAAGGCAACACCAATTAACAAGAGGCAAGTTCTTCTTAACAAGGTTTTCTGTTGTGAGAATATCATCCCTAGCAGCagtccataaaaagaaagacactCTTTAGTAATCCTGCAATCAGCATGGTGCCAGTTTGCTCAAGTTTCGTCATTTAGAATTTTCCTTGTGTGCCATTTATTTTGTGCTGCTGTAAATGAATTTCGCCTCTTCATCTCAACTTGTTTAGAAATTTATGAAAGTAAATAAATTGTTTggaaaattataaaagtaacaaaaattgCATGCTTTTTCTTGTTCTTAATGTTTCTGTGCAACATTCTTTTCCTGTctaatttttcttgttcaaacTTATTTCTCTGTTGAATTTGGTTGAAGTTAACATATATGCATATCCAGCTGGTCCTTCAATTTTATCATGGCCTAGTCGGAAGACTGGAAGGACACCAAGATCTCTCCATTTGTATGGTTTATTTGgagggaaaaaggaaaataatggaAAGGGTGATGATACGCCATCAAAGGTTCGGTTCATTCCGTCTCtcattttgttttcccttagcTAAGTATTGTGTCATCTAGACTGAACTACTACATAATTAAACAACTAGATTATGCCTTAAACACGAGTATAACTTCCATCTCCTAAATTAATGTCATCTCTCATATGCTTCCTTTCACTTCTTAACTGTATGTTCATCCTTTATTGTTCACCATAGTTCTTTGATATAGGCAGGCACACTGGGTAATATGCAAAATCTATTTGAAACCGTTAAGAAAGCTCAAATGGTAGTCCAAGTTGAAGCAGTGCGTGTGCAGAAAGAGCTTGCTGCGTATGTTCTTAGTATTATATCcatttttgtgttatatttGTACTCCTTTTGCCAAAAGAGTTATTtatcttttgcattttttttttcttctctttttgcaGAGCAGAGTTTGATGGTTATTGTGAAGGTGAGCTAATTAAGgtatgatttttctttctttttattacaaaaatcaGCCTGAATGtggtttagaatttttatgccaaTACTTGTGTGTGGCCGTAAAGTTGGTtgataaatattatacaaattgTCATGGATTAGGCTCAAGTTTGGTAACCTTAGCTTACTTGTGTCTATTTAACTACTTGGTGGCATCAATAGTAATAAGGATAAACCTTTTTGAGGGAGATGACTTCATAATTATCAGAACGAGACTCTCAACCAAGGATGAGATAAGGATTACCATATCATGTTTGGTATAGCACAACATGAATAACTGGGTTCATTTGGGTTGACTGCAGGTTAGACGAGACAACATgaattttacctttttattgATCATGTCTAGGTTGACCCGTTCTCTCCTGAACCcgattacaaatttacaatgaaCCCGATCATATGTCTAGGTTGACCCGTTCTCTCCTGAACCcgattacaaatttacaatgaaCTCTCTCAATCCACTAATTGAGTGTCATAGTCGTGGGTTGTGTCAAATATTATCGCTCTTAATTATGCTACTGTTAGCTACCACAATTGGTCCAACTTAAATTCTGGCATTTGGCATTTGGCGTGATTCTAAGAAAAATCTCACATCTGCACAAGTTGCTCCTTGGAGTATATTTTATTGCTCCAAATTATTAGATATTaggaacactttttttttattgctccAGGTACTGAGGCACCTTTGCTTACTGGAAGTttctgatttatttatttatttattttttcaaggcCTCGGTGAGGGATTGAAACGAATTTTGATTGACATGAGTTTCAATTTTGAGCTTTGCAGTAAACATTTTATCCATTTGTGAGTCTCAATTTCaaggataaaattttatttctttagtgaaattttaaagtCTCTGTTGCCTTTGTTGTGAGAAGAAGAGGCAAGAGattgtataaaataaatttaaattaatattggGATATAATCTGAATCTGGATTACATAAGATATCAGAACAAATAAAAGAATGTCCCCCCCAAAATATAAAGCTCGAAATCTGGCAATCACTTTGCCCTCTTTCTCACCCTCAAAACAACCCCAAAACAAAGATCCCCAATGCAACCAACAACCCGCTCTGCAACTTTGTAGCACTGCTAGTGGGAGCAACAGCAGGACCCCCCTCGAACTCCACCGGAGCAGGAGCAGGTGCCGGAGAAATACCAGTGTACCTGCTTCTTGGAGAAAGaaccaccacaaccaccttCTGACCCTTCTCACAGTTTCCCTTGGTTCCACTGATGAAGTAGAACGGCCCAGATCGGCTGAGCTTCACCTTGGTGTTCCCATCCTTGTACTCTTCAATGGGGTTAGAAATATTGCAGCTAACATAGCCTTCCTTGTTCACTTGCAGCACTGAGTCTTTCCCACTGTCGTATTTCCACACTGAGACAAAAACCATGAAAAAGGGTATGTCAGATAAAAAAAACTGATACCATGATGATTTGTGAAAACAAAAGACTATTAATTTGATTCAATATAAAAGTTACCAAGAGAGTCGCCGATGCGAAAACGAGTACTTTCAGCCCATTGATTTAGGGAATCAGATTGAGAGGATGGGATCTTCCAAGCATCTGCCTTGCCTCCTACCAAGATTTCTTTAGCTTCACAGGAGCTGAAGACTACTAACAAGAGCACCAAAGCTGAAATAGTTCTTGAAAAAACTGCCATTGGAAgctgagagaaagaaagagcaatagaagtttgtgtttttgtgagGTGTGTCTGTGTTTtgtgggagagagaaagagagagagatgattgTGATGTTGGTTCAGgtgttttggggggtatttatGGAGGAAGAAAGGTGAAGAAAACTAGCCGTTGGGGCCTGGGACAGAGGTCAGTGTGGGCCACTCTGCCTTTCTGGCCTTTTGTTGTACGTTACAATATTGTAACggtcaatttcttttttattttttggccttggGGTACAGTGTCAGTAACGGTAGAAATATGAAGCAGGAGAGATTTTGAACGTTCAAAATGACGTGGAAAGCAAGGAGTCTGGGGAAGAGCAACGGTCAGAATTCAGaaaggtgagaaaaaaaatccgAAAAGTAAAGGGGAAATTACTTTTACTTTTAGACACCGTGTACACAAACTGGTTTTTAATTGAAA
This DNA window, taken from Quercus robur chromosome 2, dhQueRobu3.1, whole genome shotgun sequence, encodes the following:
- the LOC126712816 gene encoding early nodulin-like protein 1, which codes for MAVFSRTISALVLLLVVFSSCEAKEILVGGKADAWKIPSSQSDSLNQWAESTRFRIGDSLVWKYDSGKDSVLQVNKEGYVSCNISNPIEEYKDGNTKVKLSRSGPFYFISGTKGNCEKGQKVVVVVLSPRSRYTGISPAPAPAPVEFEGGPAVAPTSSATKLQSGLLVALGIFVLGLF
- the LOC126696000 gene encoding nucleoid-associated protein At4g30620, chloroplastic-like — translated: MVEFDKEGVMRQGVNIYAYPAGPSILSWPSRKTGRTPRSLHLYGLFGGKKENNGKGDDTPSKAGTLGNMQNLFETVKKAQMVVQVEAVRVQKELAAAEFDGYCEGELIKV